In Clostridium sp. SY8519, one genomic interval encodes:
- a CDS encoding substrate-binding domain-containing protein → MKKTASEKFMKRAIMGAAGALTIASMLAACGTGAATNSNSSKGTESSASAENTGSFDSGKAIDVISREDGSGTRGAFVELFGVQQENSKGEKEDMTTSSAAVTNSTEVMLSTVASDTYSIGYCSLGSLNDTVKAVKIDGAAPSVKTIKDGSYKIARPFNIMTGKKVSKTTQDFINYIMSADGQAIVEKNGYISVAKGEKFKSTEAKGKVTVAGSSSVSPVMEKLAEAYQKVNTNATVEVQTSDSTTGISSAAEGSCDIGMASRELKDEELKENLKVTKIATDGIAVIVNKANTNDELTSDQVKSIYLGEATEWSAIEK, encoded by the coding sequence ATGAAAAAAACAGCATCCGAGAAATTTATGAAACGGGCAATTATGGGAGCAGCAGGCGCGCTGACCATCGCATCCATGCTTGCGGCATGCGGTACCGGCGCGGCAACCAACAGCAATTCCTCCAAGGGAACAGAATCCAGCGCTTCCGCAGAAAATACAGGCAGTTTCGATTCCGGTAAGGCCATCGATGTAATTTCCCGGGAGGACGGATCCGGTACCAGAGGCGCATTTGTAGAACTCTTCGGCGTACAGCAGGAGAACAGCAAAGGCGAGAAGGAAGATATGACTACAAGCAGCGCAGCAGTGACTAACAGTACGGAAGTTATGCTGTCCACCGTAGCCAGCGATACTTATTCCATTGGATACTGCTCCCTGGGAAGTCTAAATGATACGGTGAAAGCGGTTAAAATTGACGGCGCGGCACCCAGCGTGAAGACTATCAAAGACGGCAGCTACAAAATCGCCCGTCCGTTTAACATCATGACCGGCAAAAAAGTCAGCAAAACAACCCAGGATTTCATTAACTATATTATGAGCGCTGACGGCCAGGCGATTGTAGAGAAGAACGGATACATTTCCGTAGCTAAAGGTGAGAAGTTCAAATCCACAGAAGCCAAAGGAAAAGTGACGGTAGCAGGTTCCTCCAGCGTATCTCCGGTTATGGAAAAACTGGCAGAGGCTTATCAGAAGGTAAATACAAACGCGACGGTAGAAGTGCAGACCAGCGACTCCACTACCGGTATTTCTTCTGCGGCAGAAGGATCCTGTGACATCGGCATGGCTTCCAGAGAACTGAAAGATGAAGAACTGAAAGAAAACCTGAAAGTGACCAAGATCGCGACAGACGGTATCGCGGTAATTGTCAACAAGGCAAATACTAACGATGAACTTACCAGCGACCAGGTGAAATCCATTTACCTTGGGGAAGCAACAGAATGGAGCGCAATTGAAAAATAA
- the pstC gene encoding phosphate ABC transporter permease subunit PstC — MKLRELVTEKIFLAIACISIAAVACICIFLFANGIPAIGKIGFLNFLGGLEWKPSIDKYGIFPMIVGSLCVTGGALVIGIPVGILTAVFLAEYCPEPLYRIMKPATELLAGIPSIVYGFFGLMVVVPFIRLYIGGTGMSILAAAFILGIMILPTIIGVSEAALRAVNRSYYEGALALGATKESSIFRCVLPAAKSGVLASVVLGIGRAIGETMAVVMVAGNQARIPGAITDGVRTMTTNIVMEMGYATGIHREALIATGVVLFAFILIINLVFTILKGKAEANE; from the coding sequence ATGAAGTTAAGAGAACTGGTGACAGAGAAAATCTTTCTGGCCATCGCGTGCATATCCATTGCGGCAGTTGCCTGTATCTGTATCTTCCTTTTCGCGAACGGAATACCGGCGATCGGGAAGATCGGATTCTTGAATTTCTTAGGCGGACTGGAATGGAAGCCGAGTATTGATAAATATGGAATTTTTCCGATGATCGTCGGAAGCCTGTGTGTCACCGGCGGGGCCCTGGTAATCGGAATCCCCGTCGGTATCCTGACAGCGGTCTTCCTGGCAGAGTACTGCCCGGAACCGCTGTATCGGATTATGAAACCGGCTACCGAGCTTTTGGCGGGTATTCCGTCTATTGTCTATGGCTTTTTCGGACTGATGGTGGTGGTTCCGTTTATCCGGCTTTATATCGGCGGTACCGGGATGAGTATCCTGGCAGCGGCGTTTATTCTGGGAATTATGATCCTGCCTACGATCATCGGCGTATCGGAGGCAGCGCTGCGGGCGGTAAACCGCAGCTACTACGAGGGTGCGCTGGCACTTGGAGCCACGAAGGAAAGCAGTATTTTCCGCTGTGTGCTTCCAGCAGCCAAATCCGGTGTCCTGGCATCTGTGGTACTGGGAATCGGACGTGCCATCGGTGAGACCATGGCAGTAGTCATGGTGGCCGGCAACCAGGCGAGAATTCCCGGAGCCATCACAGACGGGGTACGTACCATGACCACCAATATTGTTATGGAAATGGGATATGCCACAGGCATCCACAGAGAGGCACTGATTGCTACCGGTGTCGTTCTGTTTGCCTTTATCCTGATTATCAATCTGGTATTTACGATTCTGAAGGGAAAGGCGGAAGCAAATGAATAA
- the pstA gene encoding phosphate ABC transporter permease PstA, with translation MKKKTYAGSTVLKVLIGIAAALTVVALGFLLVYILVKGIPNLSPELFSPGYNSENVSMLPSIISTLIMMAISLLIAVPIGVFSAVYMTEYARKNNLLVRIIRMMTETLTGIPSIVYGLFGMLFFVLTLHMGLSLISGILTLSIMVLPTVLRTSEEALMAVPQSFREGSFGLGAGKLRTIFRVVLPSAVPGILSGIILAIGRIAGESAALIYTAGTVATMPHNLMASGRSLAVHLYVLSSEGLHTNQAFATAVVLIAMVLAINIASSKIAKRMNSKLS, from the coding sequence ATGAAGAAAAAGACTTATGCGGGATCGACAGTGCTGAAAGTACTGATCGGAATAGCGGCAGCCCTTACCGTTGTGGCGCTGGGTTTCCTTCTGGTTTATATACTGGTGAAGGGAATTCCGAATCTTTCACCGGAACTGTTTTCTCCCGGTTATAACAGTGAAAACGTATCAATGCTGCCATCCATTATCAGTACTTTGATTATGATGGCGATTTCCCTTTTGATTGCAGTACCGATAGGCGTGTTTTCCGCTGTATATATGACAGAATATGCCAGAAAGAACAATCTTCTGGTACGGATCATCCGCATGATGACAGAGACTCTGACGGGTATTCCATCGATTGTATACGGCCTGTTCGGTATGTTGTTTTTTGTTCTGACCCTGCATATGGGGCTGTCACTGATTTCCGGTATTCTGACCCTGTCTATCATGGTGCTCCCTACCGTGCTGCGGACTTCGGAAGAAGCTCTGATGGCAGTGCCCCAGAGTTTTCGTGAAGGCAGCTTCGGATTGGGCGCAGGCAAGCTGCGGACGATTTTCCGTGTGGTGCTGCCCAGCGCGGTTCCGGGAATACTGTCCGGAATTATCCTTGCTATCGGAAGAATTGCCGGCGAATCCGCAGCGCTGATTTATACGGCAGGCACGGTGGCTACGATGCCTCACAACCTGATGGCTTCCGGCCGAAGTCTGGCGGTGCATCTGTACGTGCTGTCCAGTGAAGGTCTGCACACCAATCAGGCGTTTGCGACAGCGGTAGTGCTGATTGCCATGGTGCTGGCAATTAACATTGCGTCTTCCAAAATTGCCAAACGTATGAACAGCAAACTGAGCTGA
- the pstB gene encoding phosphate ABC transporter ATP-binding protein PstB — MEKMSVRNVNLHYGEFHALKNINLPIEKNQITALIGPSGCGKSTLLKCLDRMNDLVDGCRVDGEILLDGENIYQKGVDVNLLRKRVGMVFQKANPFPMSIYDNVAFGPRTHGIRSKKKLDEIVEKSLRGAAIWDEVKDRLNKSALGVSGGQQQRICIARALAVEPEVLLMDESTSALDPISTSKIEDLVVELKKDYTIVMVTHNMQQAVRVSDKTAFFLLGEMIEYGDTEQIFSMPKEKKTEDYITGRFG, encoded by the coding sequence ATGGAAAAAATGAGTGTACGCAATGTGAATCTTCACTATGGAGAGTTTCACGCGTTAAAGAATATTAATCTGCCGATTGAAAAGAATCAGATTACCGCGCTGATCGGTCCTTCCGGCTGCGGAAAATCCACACTGCTGAAATGCCTGGATCGGATGAATGATCTGGTGGACGGCTGTCGTGTGGACGGTGAGATTCTTCTGGATGGTGAAAATATCTATCAGAAGGGTGTGGATGTGAATCTTCTGAGAAAAAGAGTGGGAATGGTATTTCAGAAGGCCAATCCATTTCCCATGAGTATTTATGATAATGTGGCATTCGGTCCGAGAACCCATGGAATCCGTTCCAAGAAAAAACTGGACGAGATTGTGGAAAAATCTCTGCGAGGCGCGGCGATCTGGGATGAAGTGAAGGACCGTTTGAATAAAAGCGCGCTTGGCGTATCCGGCGGACAGCAGCAGAGAATCTGCATCGCCCGGGCACTTGCGGTAGAACCGGAAGTGTTGCTGATGGATGAGTCCACTTCAGCGCTGGATCCAATTTCCACATCCAAGATCGAGGATCTGGTGGTGGAGCTGAAAAAAGACTATACCATCGTTATGGTAACCCATAATATGCAGCAGGCAGTGCGTGTATCGGATAAGACCGCGTTTTTCCTGCTGGGAGAGATGATCGAGTACGGCGATACGGAACAGATTTTTTCCATGCCCAAAGAGAAAAAGACAGAAGACTACATTACCGGCAGATTCGGATAA
- the phoU gene encoding phosphate signaling complex protein PhoU — MRIKYDEQLKRLNQEMIQMGNMVEQAIEQSYAALTQGDIERAKQIVHEDSAVNDQERLIENLCLKLILQQQPVASDLRTISAALKMVTDMERIGDHAADISELTIYLADRKEDVNQENIRKMAAETMTMVLDSVDAYVRKDLQEARAVIARDDTVDALFDAVKQDLVNQIAKHPENAGSMPDLLLVAKYFERIGDHAVNIAEWVIYAVTGQELPS; from the coding sequence ATGAGAATCAAGTATGATGAACAGCTGAAACGTCTGAATCAGGAAATGATTCAGATGGGAAATATGGTAGAACAGGCCATAGAGCAGAGCTATGCGGCACTGACCCAGGGGGATATCGAACGGGCGAAACAGATCGTGCATGAGGATTCCGCTGTGAATGACCAGGAGCGTCTGATTGAAAATCTTTGCCTGAAACTGATTCTGCAGCAGCAGCCGGTAGCGTCGGATTTGCGGACGATTTCCGCAGCATTAAAGATGGTGACAGATATGGAGCGGATCGGGGACCACGCGGCGGATATCTCGGAACTTACCATTTATCTGGCAGATCGGAAAGAAGATGTGAATCAGGAAAATATCCGAAAAATGGCAGCCGAGACCATGACCATGGTACTGGATAGTGTGGATGCCTATGTGCGGAAGGATTTGCAGGAGGCTCGTGCCGTAATTGCCCGAGATGATACAGTGGATGCGCTGTTTGACGCCGTGAAGCAGGATCTGGTCAACCAGATTGCGAAACATCCGGAAAATGCCGGATCTATGCCGGATCTGCTGCTGGTGGCAAAGTATTTTGAACGGATTGGGGATCATGCGGTAAATATTGCGGAATGGGTAATTTACGCAGTTACCGGACAGGAGCTGCCGAGCTGA
- a CDS encoding MFS transporter: protein MKHLNRWVYVIVGVVTLLMAGLIYAWSVMSKTIGASYDWSAASLSLTFTLVMLFFCVGSLLAGIFSKKIKPRIYLILSAVLFLAGFLTASGTGSSLVTLYLGFGALCGLGAGFAYNAVMGTVCAWFPDKQGLISGILLMGFGLSSFIVGKVFAAATPPVSGSYAWTGTFRLMGIVIFVVMLICSIFMVRPGEDFHAPEPKKAKTVREPACDIGPGQMVKKPSFWLFYIWAIMVSAAGLALVGQASGIATQVGPQVDAGTIATVVGLISIMNGVGRVLMGAIFDKKGYRFTMVLDMIIFLITAGILVLAIRSGSFSLIVVGFVVGGLAYSGVTPIQSALISDFYGRTYYSTNFSIVVTNLLIGSFASTIAGKLYDMTQSYMSTILMMFLVTIVAFVVSVGVRRPVKEEA from the coding sequence ATGAAACATCTGAATCGCTGGGTCTATGTCATTGTGGGCGTTGTGACGCTCCTGATGGCAGGCCTCATTTATGCATGGAGTGTGATGTCTAAGACCATCGGCGCATCTTACGACTGGTCGGCGGCGTCTCTGTCGCTGACATTCACACTGGTCATGCTCTTTTTTTGTGTCGGCAGTCTGCTGGCAGGTATTTTTTCCAAAAAAATCAAACCGAGAATCTACCTGATCCTGTCTGCCGTTCTGTTCCTGGCAGGTTTTTTGACCGCTTCCGGAACCGGAAGTTCTCTGGTTACCCTTTATCTGGGCTTCGGCGCCTTATGTGGACTGGGAGCCGGATTTGCTTATAATGCGGTTATGGGCACGGTATGCGCCTGGTTTCCGGACAAGCAGGGCCTGATTTCCGGTATTCTGCTGATGGGCTTCGGTCTGAGCAGCTTTATTGTGGGAAAGGTCTTCGCGGCAGCGACACCGCCGGTATCCGGCAGTTATGCCTGGACCGGTACCTTTCGGCTGATGGGCATCGTGATTTTTGTTGTAATGCTGATCTGCAGTATTTTTATGGTCAGACCGGGAGAAGACTTCCACGCCCCGGAACCGAAAAAAGCAAAAACCGTCCGTGAGCCGGCCTGTGATATCGGACCGGGCCAGATGGTAAAAAAGCCGTCCTTCTGGCTGTTTTATATCTGGGCGATCATGGTCAGCGCGGCAGGCCTGGCTCTGGTGGGACAGGCCAGCGGCATTGCCACACAGGTGGGACCGCAGGTGGATGCGGGCACGATTGCCACGGTAGTGGGTCTGATTTCCATTATGAATGGTGTCGGACGTGTGCTGATGGGAGCCATTTTTGACAAAAAGGGATACCGTTTTACCATGGTGCTGGATATGATCATTTTCCTGATTACAGCAGGTATTCTGGTGCTGGCAATCCGCAGCGGCAGTTTTTCACTGATTGTTGTGGGATTTGTTGTGGGCGGTCTGGCTTACAGCGGCGTAACCCCGATCCAGTCAGCCCTGATCAGCGATTTTTATGGAAGAACCTACTATTCCACGAACTTCTCCATCGTTGTGACGAACCTGCTGATCGGTTCCTTTGCCTCCACCATTGCAGGCAAACTGTATGATATGACCCAGTCTTACATGAGTACGATCCTGATGATGTTTCTTGTGACCATTGTGGCTTTTGTTGTATCCGTCGGCGTACGCAGACCGGTGAAGGAAGAAGCATAA
- a CDS encoding histidine phosphatase family protein, which translates to MEVWMLRHGRTQGNLEHRYVGRTDEKLTDRQKQELKELAGVFPAPDLLYVSPMRRCRQTAEGLFPGQEQILWEAFRETDFGEYEYLTYEDLNGRPAYQAWIDSGGLTAFPHGESGEAFRRRCWQGFQSCMADASHRGAESVGIVCHGGTIMSICAALTGDPASFYHWQAANLQGFRMEITENGTNREICLEGSIQKLADTCKSKKNSVL; encoded by the coding sequence ATGGAGGTATGGATGCTGCGCCACGGACGCACACAGGGCAATCTGGAACATCGCTACGTGGGGCGCACGGATGAGAAACTGACGGACCGGCAGAAACAGGAGCTGAAGGAGCTGGCGGGAGTGTTCCCGGCGCCGGACCTTCTGTATGTCAGTCCCATGCGCCGCTGCCGCCAGACGGCGGAGGGGCTTTTCCCGGGACAGGAGCAGATCCTGTGGGAAGCCTTCCGGGAAACAGATTTCGGGGAGTATGAATATCTGACCTACGAGGACCTGAACGGCCGGCCGGCGTATCAGGCCTGGATTGACAGCGGAGGGCTGACCGCTTTCCCGCATGGCGAATCCGGGGAGGCGTTTCGCCGGCGCTGCTGGCAGGGATTTCAGTCCTGCATGGCGGATGCCAGTCACAGAGGCGCGGAATCCGTGGGAATTGTCTGCCATGGGGGCACAATTATGAGTATCTGTGCCGCACTGACCGGGGATCCGGCATCGTTTTACCACTGGCAGGCTGCGAATCTGCAGGGATTTCGTATGGAAATTACAGAAAATGGAACAAACAGAGAAATCTGCCTGGAAGGATCGATTCAAAAGCTGGCGGATACTTGCAAATCAAAGAAAAACAGCGTATTATAA
- the trkA gene encoding Trk system potassium transporter TrkA produces MNIIVVGNGKVGSLLVEQLSQEGHDVVSIDIREDRLTDIQNSLDVLCICGNGVSREVLLEAGADDADLLLAVTAGDELNLLCCLVAKKLGTRHTIARVRNPELADELVLFRKDMGLSMAINPEYSAAQEIFSVLRFPGLMSIEEFGHGKFELAEFKVTKESPITSMPLRRFSSKYNSKSLVCAIRRDGETIIPSGEAQIQVNDKISFAAEPGEAERFLHLAGVQSQMPRSVMILGAGRITYYLVRMMLKVGMRPVVIESDEKKSMEFNRAFPNVLTIHADGSDRSMLEEEGIESADAFVSLTGTDEVNVLVSMYASSQNVPKVVTKVSRLSVLELLQHENIGSTVSPRDIVASRVISYVRALEKAEACNVETVYRVVENSVEALEFIARTRDDALIGIPLKNLQLKPNLLICALIRRGQVIIPRGDDCIQKDDHVIIVTTIKHLNDLKNILDNR; encoded by the coding sequence ATGAATATAATTGTGGTAGGAAATGGAAAAGTTGGAAGCCTGCTGGTGGAACAGCTGTCCCAGGAGGGACATGATGTGGTCAGCATCGATATCCGGGAGGACCGCCTGACAGATATTCAGAATTCCCTGGATGTACTCTGTATCTGCGGCAACGGAGTTTCCAGAGAGGTGCTGTTGGAAGCCGGGGCGGATGACGCGGATCTGCTGCTGGCGGTGACTGCAGGTGATGAACTGAATCTGCTGTGCTGCCTGGTAGCCAAAAAACTGGGTACACGGCATACCATTGCCCGAGTGCGGAACCCGGAGCTGGCGGATGAGCTGGTGCTGTTCCGGAAAGATATGGGACTTTCCATGGCGATTAATCCGGAATATTCCGCGGCGCAGGAGATTTTTTCCGTGCTGCGTTTTCCGGGCCTTATGTCCATCGAAGAGTTCGGACACGGCAAGTTCGAACTGGCGGAATTTAAAGTGACGAAGGAGTCTCCGATTACCTCCATGCCGCTGCGCCGGTTCAGCAGCAAATACAATTCCAAGTCCTTGGTCTGCGCGATCCGCCGGGACGGAGAGACCATTATTCCTTCCGGGGAAGCCCAGATTCAGGTCAACGACAAGATCAGCTTTGCGGCAGAGCCAGGTGAGGCGGAGCGGTTTCTCCACCTGGCGGGCGTGCAGAGCCAGATGCCCCGCAGTGTGATGATACTCGGTGCCGGCAGAATTACGTATTATCTGGTGCGTATGATGCTGAAAGTAGGGATGCGTCCGGTAGTGATTGAAAGCGATGAGAAAAAGAGCATGGAGTTTAACCGCGCCTTTCCGAATGTACTGACGATTCATGCGGACGGAAGCGACCGCAGCATGCTGGAGGAGGAGGGTATCGAATCCGCGGATGCCTTCGTGTCCCTGACAGGCACCGATGAGGTCAATGTATTGGTATCCATGTACGCTTCTTCCCAGAATGTGCCGAAAGTAGTGACAAAAGTCAGCCGCCTTTCCGTACTGGAACTGCTGCAGCACGAGAACATCGGCAGCACTGTTTCCCCCAGGGATATCGTGGCCAGCCGGGTCATCAGTTATGTCCGGGCACTGGAAAAGGCGGAAGCATGCAACGTAGAAACGGTATACCGGGTGGTGGAGAATTCGGTGGAAGCGCTGGAATTCATTGCCCGGACCCGGGATGACGCGCTGATCGGCATCCCGCTGAAAAACCTGCAGCTGAAGCCGAATCTGCTGATCTGCGCATTGATCCGCCGTGGACAGGTGATTATTCCCCGGGGCGATGACTGTATACAGAAAGATGATCATGTGATCATCGTGACAACGATCAAGCACTTAAATGACCTGAAGAATATTCTGGACAACAGATAA
- a CDS encoding TrkH family potassium uptake protein produces the protein MNKRIVFYTIGFILLIEAVLMMLPLVVSVIYREAAGRNAFLISALISAAAGGLMIMKKPKKTRIFAREGFAIVALAWIMLSVFGCLPFVISGEIPNFIDAFFETVSGFTTTGSSILTDVEAMSHSLVFWRSFTHWVGGMGVLVFVMIIVPLGGESNMHLLRAETPGPTAGKLVPRMRDTAKILYGIYLVMTVVEVVLLCCGGMSLFDSLINSFGSAGTGGFSNWGDSIGHYNSEFFEVVIGVFMLLFGVNFSLYYLLLLKRVKAVFKSEELRWYLGIIAFATITIAVNIEHIYGSFHQALRYSFFQVSSIITTTGYSSADFNQWPQYAKTILVMLMICGACAGSTGGGLKVSRVLILFRTARRGLKRLIHSHSVEAVRFERKGLEEGTISNCGVYLIVYCMIAIGSLVVISIDNFSYETNVTAMLSCLNNIGPGLGTVGPMGNFAGYSWLSKLVLSFDMLAGRLELYPILLLFAPSIWRQGPYSRRGRKRTARRRIKKAGRVMHEEA, from the coding sequence ATGAATAAACGAATTGTATTTTACACGATCGGATTTATCCTGTTGATTGAGGCAGTATTGATGATGCTGCCTCTTGTCGTTTCTGTTATTTACAGAGAGGCGGCCGGCCGCAACGCGTTTCTGATTTCCGCACTGATCAGCGCGGCGGCCGGCGGTCTGATGATTATGAAAAAACCGAAAAAAACCAGGATCTTTGCCCGGGAAGGATTTGCCATTGTGGCACTGGCCTGGATCATGCTGAGTGTTTTCGGCTGTCTGCCCTTTGTCATCAGCGGGGAGATCCCCAATTTTATCGACGCTTTTTTCGAAACAGTATCCGGTTTTACCACCACAGGCTCCAGCATCCTGACAGATGTAGAGGCTATGAGCCATTCCCTGGTCTTCTGGCGCAGTTTCACCCACTGGGTCGGCGGCATGGGGGTGCTGGTCTTTGTTATGATCATTGTACCGCTGGGCGGGGAGAGCAACATGCATCTGCTCCGTGCGGAAACACCGGGTCCCACAGCCGGAAAACTGGTACCGCGGATGCGGGATACCGCAAAGATCCTCTACGGGATCTACCTGGTCATGACCGTGGTGGAAGTGGTTCTTTTATGCTGCGGCGGTATGTCACTGTTTGACAGTCTGATCAACTCCTTCGGATCCGCCGGTACCGGCGGCTTTTCCAACTGGGGGGACAGCATCGGCCATTACAACAGCGAGTTTTTTGAAGTGGTCATCGGCGTGTTCATGCTTCTGTTCGGTGTGAATTTCAGCCTTTATTATCTGCTGCTTTTAAAACGGGTAAAAGCGGTGTTTAAGAGCGAGGAGCTTCGCTGGTATCTGGGAATTATCGCTTTTGCCACCATCACGATCGCGGTCAATATCGAGCATATCTACGGCAGTTTCCATCAGGCGCTGCGGTATTCCTTTTTCCAGGTTTCATCGATTATTACCACCACCGGTTATTCTTCCGCGGATTTCAACCAGTGGCCCCAGTACGCAAAAACCATCCTGGTGATGCTGATGATCTGCGGGGCCTGCGCGGGAAGCACCGGCGGCGGCCTGAAAGTGTCCCGTGTGCTGATTCTGTTCCGTACCGCCCGCCGGGGACTGAAGCGTCTGATTCACTCCCATTCGGTGGAGGCTGTCCGGTTTGAACGCAAGGGACTGGAAGAAGGCACCATCAGCAACTGCGGGGTCTACCTGATCGTTTACTGCATGATCGCCATCGGCAGCCTGGTGGTGATTTCCATTGACAATTTCTCCTATGAGACCAATGTCACCGCAATGCTGTCCTGCCTGAACAATATCGGACCGGGACTCGGCACGGTAGGTCCCATGGGCAATTTCGCGGGTTATTCCTGGCTGTCCAAGCTGGTGCTTTCCTTTGACATGCTGGCCGGCCGTCTGGAGCTCTATCCGATCCTGCTCCTGTTTGCGCCGTCCATCTGGAGACAGGGACCTTATTCCCGCAGAGGCAGAAAGCGGACCGCCCGGAGAAGAATCAAAAAAGCTGGAAGGGTTATGCATGAAGAAGCATAA
- a CDS encoding lysylphosphatidylglycerol synthase transmembrane domain-containing protein produces MKKHKKTIAKIIFLAVIILIIWRTFKDSAGSIVQEISETSLWVLIAVCVSSVIYHVFEAGMTYSLARRYNPEFRFYQALYCAFYCSFYRLSTLGSGTGVAAIYYLGKFDIEYSEAISLYMIQYVVHKLGVAIFSGILFAVSWQFMITNYSKYVWLLVLAYGVTVLICVGLVLLIMWKKFHELILNLIRRFNKNGRFDSLLMTLETDAEIMGTTAKKILKDRAQVLKLLVITLVKYIFWFDIPFLIVGGAGKVSFLHSLSVSSLAIMTAAVIPTPAGVGSSEFVMTLMYGPLVGIEQAGAVTILYRLATFIFPFLAGAALIIIRRLRLKKKGIREKKPSFLKAD; encoded by the coding sequence ATGAAGAAGCATAAAAAAACAATTGCGAAAATTATTTTTCTGGCTGTTATTATCCTGATCATCTGGCGCACATTTAAAGATTCCGCCGGTTCCATTGTCCAGGAAATCAGCGAAACATCCCTTTGGGTCCTCATTGCGGTCTGTGTTTCCTCCGTGATTTACCATGTGTTTGAAGCAGGGATGACCTACAGCCTAGCCAGACGCTACAATCCGGAATTCAGATTTTACCAGGCGCTGTACTGCGCGTTTTACTGCTCTTTTTACCGTCTGTCCACCCTGGGCAGCGGGACAGGGGTAGCGGCCATCTATTATCTGGGCAAATTTGACATCGAATATTCGGAAGCCATCAGCCTGTATATGATCCAGTATGTGGTGCATAAGCTGGGGGTAGCCATATTCAGCGGGATTCTGTTTGCGGTATCCTGGCAGTTTATGATCACCAATTACTCGAAATATGTGTGGCTGCTGGTGCTGGCTTACGGCGTGACAGTGCTGATCTGTGTGGGGCTGGTGCTGCTGATCATGTGGAAGAAATTCCATGAACTGATCCTGAACCTGATCCGCCGGTTCAATAAAAACGGCCGGTTTGACAGTCTGCTCATGACCTTGGAGACCGATGCCGAAATTATGGGCACCACCGCGAAGAAAATTCTCAAAGACAGGGCACAGGTGCTGAAACTGCTGGTGATCACACTGGTGAAATATATCTTCTGGTTTGACATTCCGTTTCTGATTGTCGGCGGAGCGGGAAAAGTCAGCTTTCTGCACTCCCTGTCCGTCAGTTCCCTGGCCATTATGACGGCAGCCGTGATTCCGACGCCTGCCGGCGTGGGATCCAGCGAATTTGTCATGACACTGATGTACGGTCCCCTGGTGGGCATTGAACAGGCGGGAGCTGTGACGATCCTGTATCGTCTGGCGACTTTCATTTTTCCGTTTCTGGCTGGGGCAGCACTGATCATCATCCGCCGGCTCCGTCTGAAAAAGAAAGGCATCCGGGAAAAGAAGCCGTCTTTTCTGAAGGCGGATTAG